In Methylocystis echinoides, one genomic interval encodes:
- the mfd gene encoding transcription-repair coupling factor, producing MNKAAAKTKGAAGALETARARLAGGERLLFSRAPEGFDAFLCADLARALAREAEGRPAVFVHVARDAARSAAFREALRFANPEVEVLDVPGWDCQPYDRVSPHAGIVARRMTALSRLARASSSAERPRIVTATADCLLQRVPPRKMIAAESFSAAPGNVVKLDELAHWLEANGFLRASTVRETGEYAQRGGLIDLFPPGLPAPIRLDFFGDTLESIRSFDPETQRATGQLRALDLTPMSELRLTSDTMRRFRQNYAARFGGQTRGDALYEAVSEGRRYHGMEHWLPLFYDRMDTLFDYLGDAPLMFDALVEESAGERLKQIADYYDARKEANDLDPANSSYKPLEPGALYLTGEEWRDALSARGAAHFSPFASESADAIDCGVAPGRDFAPERNEPEVNVFQAAADHVQALRGAGKTVIVAGWSDGSCERLGHVLQEHGLRDLRPVASLPAALGQGADKGLGGLALAVLGVEHGFETDHYALVGEQDILGDRLVRRRRKRKATENLLGEVAALTAGDLVVHVDHGIGRFVGLETIAAAGAPHDCLELHYAGGDKLYLPVENIELLTRYGGEDAEAQLDKLGGVGWQTRKARMKNRIREMAKGLIAIAAQRQLRQAPKLVPPEGLYDEFCARFPYDETEDQLAAIDAVLDDLSAGRPMDRLVCGDVGFGKTEVALRAAFCSAINGRQVAVVAPTTLLARQHYRTFCARFVGLPIKIGRLSRMVGAAEARETKRELAEGKIEILIGTHAVLGKGVNFSDLGLVIIDEEQHFGVAHKERLKELRAEVHVLTLSATPIPRTLQLAMTGVRELSLITTPPVDRLAVRSFISPFDPLIVREALLRERYRGGQAFFVCPRIEDLEEAAAFLRENVPESKYVVAHGQMSASELEDKMSAFYDGKFDILLSTTIVESGLDIPTANTLIVWRADMFGLAQLYQLRGRVGRSKTRAYALFTTPANRTITPQAQKRLEVLQTLDTLGAGFQLASHDLDIRGAGNLLGEEQSGHIKEVGYELYQQMLGDAIAMLKAGVEEPEEEVWSPTIAIGAPVTIPEDYVPDLTLRLQLYRRLSTLETDQDIESFAAEMIDRFGPIPPEVEQLFEIVAIKAMCRRAHVEKVDAGPKGVIISFRDNQFANPAALVRYVAEQGTQAKVRPDMRIVFIREFETMKQRLAGTRRILRALVDIAEQKAS from the coding sequence TTGAACAAGGCGGCAGCGAAGACGAAAGGCGCGGCCGGCGCGCTCGAGACGGCGCGCGCGCGCCTCGCCGGGGGCGAGCGGCTGCTGTTCTCCCGCGCGCCGGAGGGGTTCGACGCCTTTCTCTGCGCCGATCTCGCCCGGGCGCTGGCGCGCGAGGCGGAGGGGCGCCCAGCCGTCTTCGTCCATGTCGCGCGCGACGCCGCCCGCTCGGCCGCCTTCCGCGAAGCGCTGCGCTTCGCCAATCCCGAGGTCGAGGTCCTCGACGTCCCGGGCTGGGACTGCCAGCCCTACGACCGCGTCTCGCCCCACGCCGGCATTGTCGCGCGCCGCATGACGGCGCTGTCCCGACTCGCCCGCGCCAGCTCCTCGGCCGAGCGCCCGCGCATCGTGACGGCCACGGCGGATTGCCTGCTGCAACGCGTCCCGCCGAGGAAGATGATCGCCGCGGAAAGCTTTTCGGCGGCGCCCGGCAATGTGGTTAAGCTCGACGAATTGGCCCACTGGCTGGAGGCCAATGGCTTTTTGCGCGCCAGCACCGTGCGCGAAACCGGCGAATACGCCCAGCGCGGCGGTCTGATCGATCTTTTTCCGCCCGGCCTGCCGGCCCCGATCCGTCTCGACTTCTTCGGCGATACGCTTGAATCGATCCGCAGCTTCGATCCCGAGACTCAGCGCGCCACGGGCCAGCTTCGCGCGCTCGACCTCACGCCGATGAGCGAATTGCGGCTCACGAGCGACACGATGCGCCGCTTCCGTCAAAATTACGCGGCGCGCTTCGGGGGACAGACGCGGGGCGACGCGCTCTACGAGGCGGTGAGCGAAGGCCGGCGCTATCACGGCATGGAGCATTGGCTGCCGCTCTTCTACGATCGGATGGATACGCTCTTCGATTATCTCGGCGACGCGCCGCTGATGTTCGACGCGCTCGTCGAGGAGTCGGCGGGCGAGCGCTTGAAGCAGATCGCGGATTATTACGACGCGCGCAAGGAAGCCAACGACCTCGATCCGGCGAATTCCAGCTACAAACCCCTCGAGCCCGGCGCGCTTTATCTCACGGGCGAGGAATGGCGGGACGCCCTTTCGGCGCGCGGCGCGGCGCATTTCTCGCCTTTCGCCTCGGAGAGCGCCGACGCCATCGATTGCGGCGTCGCGCCCGGCCGCGACTTCGCGCCGGAGCGTAATGAGCCAGAGGTCAATGTGTTTCAAGCGGCGGCGGATCACGTGCAGGCGCTGCGCGGCGCCGGCAAGACCGTGATTGTCGCGGGCTGGTCCGACGGCTCCTGCGAACGTCTCGGCCATGTGCTGCAGGAACACGGCCTGCGCGACCTACGCCCCGTCGCTTCGCTTCCGGCCGCGCTGGGGCAGGGCGCGGACAAGGGCCTGGGCGGGCTCGCGCTCGCCGTGCTCGGCGTCGAACATGGCTTCGAGACCGACCATTACGCCTTGGTCGGCGAACAGGACATTCTGGGCGACCGTCTGGTGCGCCGCCGCCGCAAGCGCAAGGCGACCGAGAATCTGCTCGGCGAAGTCGCGGCGCTCACGGCAGGCGATCTCGTGGTTCACGTCGACCACGGCATCGGCCGCTTCGTCGGGCTCGAGACGATCGCCGCCGCCGGCGCGCCGCATGACTGTCTCGAGCTGCATTACGCCGGCGGCGACAAGCTTTATCTGCCGGTCGAGAACATCGAGCTTCTCACCCGCTACGGCGGCGAGGACGCCGAGGCGCAGCTCGACAAGTTAGGCGGCGTCGGCTGGCAGACGCGCAAGGCGCGGATGAAGAACCGCATCCGCGAAATGGCCAAAGGCCTCATCGCGATTGCGGCGCAGCGCCAGCTTCGGCAGGCGCCCAAGCTCGTTCCGCCGGAAGGCCTTTACGACGAATTCTGCGCGCGTTTCCCCTACGACGAGACCGAGGACCAGCTCGCGGCGATCGACGCGGTGCTCGACGATTTGTCCGCCGGCCGCCCGATGGATCGGCTGGTTTGCGGCGACGTCGGCTTCGGCAAGACGGAAGTCGCACTGCGCGCCGCCTTCTGCTCGGCGATCAACGGCAGGCAGGTCGCCGTCGTCGCGCCGACGACGTTGCTCGCGCGCCAGCATTACCGAACCTTTTGCGCGCGTTTCGTGGGCCTGCCCATCAAGATCGGCCGGCTGTCGCGCATGGTGGGCGCCGCCGAGGCGCGCGAGACCAAGCGTGAGCTTGCCGAAGGCAAAATCGAGATTCTCATCGGCACGCATGCGGTCCTGGGCAAGGGCGTCAATTTCAGCGATCTCGGCCTCGTCATCATCGACGAGGAGCAGCATTTCGGCGTCGCGCACAAGGAGCGCCTGAAGGAGCTGCGCGCCGAAGTGCATGTGCTGACGCTCTCGGCGACGCCAATCCCTCGCACGCTGCAGCTCGCCATGACCGGCGTGCGCGAGCTCTCGCTCATCACAACGCCGCCGGTCGATCGCCTCGCGGTGCGCAGCTTCATCTCGCCCTTCGATCCTTTGATCGTCCGCGAGGCATTGTTGCGCGAGCGCTATCGCGGCGGACAGGCCTTCTTCGTCTGCCCCCGCATCGAGGATCTCGAAGAGGCGGCGGCCTTCCTGCGCGAGAATGTGCCCGAGTCGAAATATGTCGTCGCCCATGGCCAGATGTCGGCGAGCGAGCTCGAAGACAAAATGTCGGCCTTCTACGACGGCAAATTCGACATTCTGCTCTCCACGACGATCGTCGAATCGGGTCTCGACATTCCGACCGCCAATACGCTCATCGTCTGGCGCGCGGACATGTTCGGCCTTGCGCAGCTTTATCAACTGCGTGGCCGCGTCGGACGTTCGAAGACGCGCGCCTATGCGCTCTTCACCACGCCCGCGAACCGCACGATTACGCCCCAGGCGCAAAAGCGCCTCGAGGTGCTGCAAACGCTCGATACGCTCGGCGCGGGCTTCCAGCTGGCGAGCCACGATCTCGACATCCGCGGCGCCGGCAATCTGCTCGGCGAGGAGCAATCCGGCCATATCAAGGAAGTCGGCTACGAACTATATCAGCAGATGCTCGGCGATGCGATCGCCATGCTGAAGGCCGGCGTCGAAGAGCCCGAAGAGGAAGTCTGGTCGCCGACGATTGCGATCGGCGCGCCGGTCACCATTCCCGAAGACTACGTTCCCGATCTGACGCTGCGTCTGCAGCTTTATCGGCGCCTGTCTACCCTCGAAACCGATCAGGACATCGAGTCTTTCGCCGCCGAGATGATCGATCGCTTCGGCCCGATTCCGCCGGAAGTGGAGCAGCTCTTCGAAATCGTCGCCATCAAGGCCATGTGTCGCCGCGCTCATGTCGAAAAGGTCGACGCCGGACCCAAGGGCGTCATCATATCTTTCCGCGACAATCAATTCGCCAATCCGGCCGCGCTGGTGCGCTATGTCGCGGAGCAGGGGACACAGGCGAAGGTTCGCCCCGACATGCGCATCGTCTTCATCCGCGAATTCGAGACAATGAAGCAGCGCCTCGCTGGCACGCGCCGCATTCTGCGGGCGCTAGTCGATATAGCCGAGCAAAAAGCTTCGTAA
- a CDS encoding Spy/CpxP family protein refolding chaperone codes for MTGRAFSVTTSFAALALALGLISARAEDVDHSKMDHGAMDHSAHGAGATQWADPGKAQATPPATSGEAPKADEHAGHHGGGAGGGMMGGMGGMMGGGMSHGGGSGGMDHGGSGGGMGGMMGGMSHGGGSGGMDHGGSGGGMGGMGGMMQHMMCGFTEHLEGRLAYLKAELKLTDQQTTAWSNFADAWRAVAQKAKAKCAATDDRPDSSRPAVLQKLDKMENHMADHLDIVRAQKAAIEPLFTTLSDEQKKIASETMTSMMKVGMSMMGGGMGGMMGGMGGMMGGMSHGGGSGGGMQH; via the coding sequence ATGACCGGTCGGGCCTTTTCTGTGACGACGAGCTTTGCGGCGCTGGCGCTGGCGCTGGGTCTCATTTCGGCCCGCGCGGAAGATGTGGACCACAGCAAGATGGACCACGGCGCGATGGATCATTCCGCGCATGGCGCCGGGGCGACGCAATGGGCGGATCCCGGCAAGGCGCAGGCGACGCCCCCCGCAACGAGCGGAGAGGCGCCCAAGGCTGACGAACACGCGGGCCATCACGGCGGGGGCGCCGGCGGTGGCATGATGGGCGGCATGGGCGGCATGATGGGCGGCGGCATGAGCCATGGCGGCGGTTCAGGCGGCATGGATCACGGCGGCTCGGGCGGCGGCATGGGGGGCATGATGGGCGGCATGAGCCACGGCGGCGGCTCCGGCGGGATGGATCATGGCGGCTCGGGGGGCGGCATGGGCGGAATGGGCGGCATGATGCAGCACATGATGTGCGGCTTCACCGAACATCTCGAAGGCCGGCTCGCCTATCTGAAGGCCGAGTTGAAGCTCACCGACCAGCAGACGACGGCCTGGAGCAATTTTGCCGACGCTTGGCGCGCCGTGGCGCAGAAGGCCAAGGCCAAATGCGCAGCGACCGACGACCGTCCCGACTCGTCCAGGCCGGCGGTGCTGCAAAAGCTCGACAAGATGGAAAACCATATGGCCGACCATCTCGACATCGTGCGCGCGCAGAAAGCCGCGATCGAGCCGCTCTTCACCACGCTCTCGGACGAGCAGAAGAAAATCGCCAGCGAGACCATGACCAGCATGATGAAGGTCGGCATGTCGATGATGGGCGGCGGCATGGGCGGCATGATGGGTGGAATGGGCGGCATGATGGGCGGCATGAGCCATGGCGGCGGCAGCGGCGGCGGCATGCAGCACTGA
- a CDS encoding multicopper oxidase domain-containing protein, whose translation MAKSFEINRRIFLWSGAALAASATSLAQTPARRAPRAASETFKPDVDIELICRRDQVPILPGKPTQVWRYAGNLLNGPPQTLTPMPDSYLGPLMRFVKGQRVRLRLRNELPEQTITHWHGLHVPMEADGHPMAAIEPGETYVYEFDVRNRASLNFYHPHTHETTATQVYHGLAGGLIVEDEEERALGLPSGAYEIPLVLQDRSFDDNNQLAYWGGMHRDMFGFYGERILVNGRPDFRLEVDSRAYRFRILNGSNARIYKLLWDDGTPLTVIGVDGGLLEKPERRPYVMLAPAERVDLWVDFSGRAVGSKLVMRSGAFEGLVPPMAQRMMGSGLFVGDEYPLFTATVARAVSDSPKLPEKLSTIRRYRPDDIANRDTPRPIELSMGHMAVMLNGRVYGHDDVMDIERIPVDTVQLFEIYHAQGGGMGMGMGMGMGMGMGGRGMGGMGMRRMGMGGGMMGGGMGMMGMMNMAHPIHLHGQPFEILSRSYEGDDPEAYATIREGLIDSGLKDTVLVAHGETIRIAKPFSDFKGRFMYHCHNLEHEDMGMMREFSVE comes from the coding sequence ATGGCCAAGAGCTTCGAGATCAACCGACGTATCTTCCTGTGGTCTGGAGCGGCGCTCGCGGCGTCGGCGACCAGTCTCGCGCAGACCCCGGCCCGACGTGCGCCGCGCGCCGCGAGCGAGACGTTCAAGCCCGATGTCGACATCGAACTCATCTGCCGCCGGGACCAGGTTCCGATTCTTCCCGGCAAACCCACCCAGGTCTGGCGCTATGCCGGCAATCTGCTCAACGGTCCCCCCCAGACGCTGACGCCGATGCCCGACAGCTACCTTGGGCCGCTGATGCGCTTTGTAAAAGGCCAGAGGGTGCGCCTCCGGCTGCGCAACGAGCTCCCGGAACAGACGATCACCCATTGGCACGGCCTGCACGTCCCGATGGAGGCTGACGGCCACCCCATGGCCGCGATCGAGCCCGGCGAGACTTATGTCTACGAATTCGACGTGCGCAATCGCGCGAGCCTCAATTTCTATCATCCCCATACGCATGAGACGACGGCGACGCAGGTCTATCACGGGCTTGCCGGCGGCCTCATTGTGGAGGACGAGGAAGAGCGCGCGCTCGGCCTACCCTCGGGCGCATATGAAATTCCCCTCGTCCTCCAGGACCGTTCCTTCGACGACAATAACCAGCTCGCCTATTGGGGCGGCATGCATCGCGACATGTTCGGCTTTTATGGCGAGCGAATTCTCGTCAACGGGCGGCCGGATTTTCGGCTGGAGGTCGACAGCCGCGCCTATCGGTTCCGAATTCTCAACGGCTCGAATGCGCGCATCTACAAGCTGCTCTGGGACGACGGAACGCCGCTGACCGTCATTGGCGTCGACGGCGGGCTCCTGGAGAAGCCGGAGCGGCGCCCTTATGTGATGCTCGCCCCCGCCGAGCGCGTCGATCTGTGGGTCGACTTCAGCGGACGCGCGGTGGGCTCCAAACTCGTCATGCGCAGCGGCGCATTCGAGGGGCTCGTGCCGCCCATGGCGCAGCGGATGATGGGAAGCGGCCTCTTCGTTGGCGACGAATACCCGCTGTTCACGGCGACTGTCGCGCGCGCGGTGAGCGACAGTCCCAAACTGCCCGAGAAGCTCTCGACGATCCGGCGCTATCGGCCCGACGACATCGCCAATCGCGACACGCCCCGGCCGATCGAATTATCCATGGGCCATATGGCCGTCATGCTGAATGGCCGCGTCTATGGGCATGACGACGTCATGGATATCGAGCGCATCCCCGTTGATACGGTGCAGCTCTTCGAAATTTACCACGCGCAGGGCGGCGGCATGGGCATGGGCATGGGAATGGGAATGGGAATGGGAATGGGCGGCAGGGGCATGGGCGGCATGGGGATGCGCCGCATGGGAATGGGCGGCGGCATGATGGGCGGCGGCATGGGGATGATGGGCATGATGAATATGGCCCATCCCATACATCTGCACGGCCAGCCCTTCGAGATTTTGAGCCGCAGCTATGAGGGCGATGACCCCGAAGCCTATGCGACGATCCGCGAGGGCCTCATCGACAGCGGACTGAAAGATACGGTGCTCGTCGCGCATGGCGAGACGATCCGCATCGCCAAGCCTTTCAGCGATTTCAAAGGCCGCTTCATGTATCACTGCCACAACCTCGAACATGAGGACATGGGCATGATGCGGGAGTTTTCAGTGGAGTAA
- a CDS encoding TonB family protein: MNETVRQKPRGAAIAAVAMERLFDPRLRGGVTPRPRFLAFILLCLLLHLAIVAFLLWEDRRTEFAPPVEETPVEVITEPPPPPEEKKEEPPPPPEPPQPEQEKQKPPPPPPPPVEDEKPATDAPKLESKAKSEQDSPEEQKEAKTPRNEPQTEKVAPKDEKPEGLKDATDEADGDKTPEPAPEKAIEDKPDAEIIERAEKTPTPTEKPVTKDTKAAKKGQSNTIADQVAALAPLPDFKLAAPPKTSPVGGGQAKTTYLSILYGLIMPHMRIPARVREIPMSSRGVVAFYIDEMGNLTHQAVYKTSGLPDLDAAALAAVRAAAPFPAPPRGLPHAMLFTYATK, translated from the coding sequence ATGAACGAAACGGTTAGACAGAAGCCGCGTGGCGCAGCGATCGCCGCTGTCGCAATGGAACGGCTGTTCGATCCGCGCCTGCGCGGCGGCGTGACGCCGCGTCCGCGCTTTCTGGCGTTCATTCTTCTCTGCCTTCTCCTCCATCTTGCGATCGTCGCCTTCCTGCTGTGGGAGGATCGGCGCACCGAATTTGCGCCGCCCGTCGAGGAAACCCCGGTCGAAGTGATCACTGAACCGCCGCCGCCGCCGGAGGAGAAGAAGGAGGAGCCGCCTCCGCCGCCGGAGCCGCCGCAGCCTGAGCAGGAAAAACAGAAGCCGCCGCCGCCCCCGCCTCCGCCCGTGGAGGACGAGAAGCCGGCGACCGACGCGCCCAAGCTCGAGAGCAAGGCCAAGAGCGAACAGGATTCGCCCGAAGAGCAGAAAGAGGCGAAGACGCCGCGCAACGAGCCGCAGACGGAAAAGGTCGCGCCCAAGGACGAAAAGCCCGAGGGCCTGAAGGACGCGACCGACGAGGCAGATGGCGACAAGACGCCCGAGCCCGCGCCGGAAAAGGCGATCGAGGACAAGCCGGACGCCGAGATCATCGAGCGCGCCGAAAAGACGCCCACGCCGACGGAAAAGCCGGTGACGAAGGATACGAAGGCGGCGAAGAAGGGCCAGTCCAACACCATCGCCGATCAGGTGGCGGCGCTCGCGCCGCTTCCCGATTTCAAACTGGCCGCGCCGCCGAAGACCTCGCCGGTGGGCGGCGGCCAGGCGAAGACCACTTATCTGTCGATCCTCTACGGCCTCATCATGCCGCATATGCGGATTCCGGCGCGGGTGCGCGAAATCCCGATGTCGAGCCGGGGCGTCGTGGCTTTTTACATCGACGAGATGGGGAATCTGACCCATCAGGCCGTCTATAAGACCAGCGGCCTGCCAGACCTCGACGCCGCCGCGCTCGCCGCCGTCCGCGCCGCCGCGCCTTTCCCGGCGCCGCCGCGCGGCCTGCCGCATGCGATGCTGTTCACCTACGCGACGAAGTAG
- a CDS encoding polyphenol oxidase family protein, whose translation MTAPPALQAANLDLPGVRHAFFTREGGVSEGVYGSLNGGVGSKDEPARVQENRARMAARVDVTPERLLVPFQIHSADAQTVREPWPAEARPRCDGLVTREASLALGVTGADCGMLLFADARAGVIGACHAGWKGAFTGMIEATIAAMEAQGARRADIHIALGPAIGAASYEVGPEFSARFLDADRGNARFFSPSERVGHSFFDLQGFIAARVERLEVASFEALGVDTYGDEARCFSYRRSVHRQEPDYGRLVSAIALAG comes from the coding sequence ATGACGGCGCCGCCCGCGCTTCAGGCCGCCAACCTCGATCTGCCCGGCGTGCGCCACGCCTTCTTCACCCGCGAGGGCGGCGTCTCCGAGGGAGTCTATGGCTCGCTCAATGGCGGCGTCGGCTCGAAGGACGAGCCAGCCCGCGTGCAGGAGAACCGCGCCCGCATGGCGGCGCGCGTCGACGTGACGCCGGAACGGCTGCTGGTTCCGTTCCAGATTCACTCCGCAGACGCCCAGACCGTGCGCGAACCCTGGCCCGCCGAGGCGCGGCCGCGCTGTGACGGGCTCGTGACGCGCGAAGCGTCGCTGGCGCTCGGCGTCACCGGGGCCGATTGCGGCATGCTGCTGTTCGCCGACGCGCGGGCGGGGGTGATCGGGGCCTGCCACGCGGGCTGGAAAGGCGCCTTCACCGGCATGATCGAGGCGACCATCGCCGCCATGGAGGCGCAAGGCGCGCGGCGCGCCGATATCCACATTGCGCTCGGGCCGGCGATCGGCGCCGCGAGCTATGAAGTGGGACCGGAGTTTTCGGCGCGCTTTCTCGACGCGGATCGCGGCAATGCGCGCTTCTTTTCTCCGTCAGAGCGCGTGGGACATTCCTTCTTCGATCTGCAAGGCTTCATCGCGGCCCGCGTCGAACGGCTGGAGGTCGCCTCCTTCGAGGCGCTGGGCGTCGACACTTATGGCGACGAAGCCCGCTGCTTCAGCTACCGGCGCAGCGTCCATCGGCAGGAGCCCGACTACGGGCGGCTGGTTTCGGCGATCGCGCTGGCCGGTTGA
- a CDS encoding class I SAM-dependent methyltransferase, whose amino-acid sequence MNPLKQEIAAMIAHDGPISLERYMGLCLGHPRYGYYMTRDPFGAGGDFVTAPEISQMFGELLGVWASEAWRLSGAPNPARLIELGPGRGTLMSDVLRVARIAPDFLDAITVHLVEMSPALRRIQEQTLARAAKPVSWSADIADTPPGPAIILANEFFDAMPARHFVRTITGWRERLVGVDASGDLVFGLSDQTEPSLRIPAREGSIIEVSAVAQRIMGEIAARLVREGGAMLVIDYGYTETSLGDSLQAVARHAYVDPLAEPGEADLTVHVDFAALARAARAEGAKVMGPVTQSHFLLQLGIERRAQSLMKKATPEQAQGIVDALDRLTGTKEPRQHMGGLFKVMAVTHPDMPDMPGFI is encoded by the coding sequence ATGAATCCGTTGAAACAGGAGATTGCGGCGATGATCGCCCATGACGGGCCGATCTCGCTCGAACGCTACATGGGCCTCTGTCTCGGCCATCCGCGCTACGGCTATTACATGACCCGCGATCCCTTCGGAGCCGGCGGCGATTTCGTCACGGCGCCGGAAATCAGCCAGATGTTCGGCGAGCTTCTCGGCGTCTGGGCGAGCGAGGCCTGGCGCCTGTCGGGCGCGCCCAATCCCGCGCGGCTGATCGAACTGGGTCCTGGACGCGGCACGCTGATGTCCGACGTGCTGCGCGTCGCGCGCATCGCGCCCGACTTCCTCGACGCCATCACCGTCCATCTCGTGGAGATGAGCCCGGCGCTGCGCCGAATTCAGGAGCAGACGCTCGCCCGGGCGGCCAAGCCCGTGAGTTGGAGCGCCGACATCGCCGACACGCCGCCCGGCCCCGCGATCATTCTGGCCAATGAGTTCTTCGACGCGATGCCCGCGCGTCATTTCGTGCGGACCATCACCGGCTGGCGCGAGCGGCTTGTCGGGGTCGACGCCTCCGGCGACCTTGTTTTCGGACTGTCCGACCAGACCGAGCCCTCTCTCCGTATTCCCGCCCGCGAGGGGTCGATCATCGAAGTGAGCGCCGTCGCGCAGCGGATCATGGGCGAGATCGCGGCGCGGCTCGTGCGCGAGGGCGGCGCGATGCTCGTGATCGACTATGGTTATACCGAGACGTCGCTCGGCGACAGTCTTCAAGCCGTCGCGCGGCATGCGTATGTCGATCCGCTCGCCGAACCCGGCGAGGCGGATTTGACCGTCCATGTGGATTTCGCGGCGCTCGCCCGCGCCGCGCGCGCCGAGGGCGCCAAGGTGATGGGGCCGGTCACGCAATCGCATTTCCTGCTGCAACTCGGCATCGAGCGACGCGCTCAGTCGCTGATGAAGAAGGCGACGCCCGAACAGGCGCAGGGAATCGTCGACGCGCTCGACCGGCTGACAGGCACGAAGGAGCCCCGCCAGCATATGGGCGGCTTGTTCAAGGTCATGGCGGTGACGCACCCCGACATGCCAGACATGCCGGGCTTCATCTAG
- the lgt gene encoding prolipoprotein diacylglyceryl transferase, giving the protein MPFFVLPFPIVDPVAVQLGPLPIRWYALAYVGGFVCAWMGMRLLVSDDALWAPGQPRPSQAGIDDLIVNTALGVIIGGRLGHVLFYDPAFYLSHPLEIFQTWKGGMAFHGGLIGAVIGMALFARSHGAPFLTVADICAAVSPIGLFFGRLANFIKPEMWGRETDVPWAMVFPPAGDAPRHPSQLYEAGLEGLALFALLWLVARAGGLKQPGLVTGLFGIGYGFARIFCEFFREPDPVQEALPHGLTMGMVLSLPLIVAGAAIVLFSLRRRSAPA; this is encoded by the coding sequence ATGCCCTTTTTCGTCCTGCCCTTCCCCATCGTCGATCCGGTCGCGGTTCAGCTGGGACCGTTGCCGATCCGCTGGTATGCGCTGGCCTATGTCGGCGGCTTTGTTTGCGCCTGGATGGGCATGCGCCTGCTCGTCAGCGACGACGCGCTGTGGGCGCCGGGGCAGCCGCGGCCAAGTCAGGCGGGCATAGACGATCTCATCGTCAACACCGCGCTCGGCGTCATTATCGGCGGGCGGCTCGGCCATGTTCTGTTCTATGATCCAGCTTTCTACCTCTCTCACCCGCTCGAAATCTTTCAAACCTGGAAAGGCGGCATGGCCTTTCACGGCGGGCTGATCGGCGCCGTGATTGGCATGGCGCTCTTTGCGCGCAGCCATGGCGCGCCCTTCCTCACCGTCGCGGATATTTGTGCGGCGGTCTCCCCCATTGGCCTTTTCTTTGGTCGTCTCGCCAATTTCATCAAGCCGGAGATGTGGGGGCGCGAGACCGACGTTCCCTGGGCCATGGTTTTTCCGCCCGCGGGCGACGCCCCGCGCCATCCGAGCCAGCTTTATGAAGCCGGACTCGAAGGCCTCGCGCTGTTCGCGCTGCTGTGGCTGGTGGCCCGCGCCGGCGGCCTGAAGCAACCCGGACTTGTCACCGGCCTGTTCGGGATCGGCTATGGATTCGCCCGAATTTTCTGCGAATTCTTCCGCGAGCCGGACCCGGTGCAGGAGGCGCTGCCGCATGGCCTGACCATGGGCATGGTCCTCTCCCTGCCGCTCATCGTCGCCGGCGCGGCCATCGTCCTCTTTTCGCTGCGCCGTAGGAGCGCGCCCGCATGA